The following nucleotide sequence is from Mytilus galloprovincialis chromosome 12, xbMytGall1.hap1.1, whole genome shotgun sequence.
attttatatttaaataaacacttttgtttttctttaatctgTATAAGTTTtggccatgtttttttttgttctgacaacagtattgtatgTGTATAACTAAGATAAAATACAGATTGGGGGGTAAATTCATTCGTAAAATTGATGCTGTACCGTTTTACCTTTTTAGCATTAGTTTAAATGTAAAGAACGTTCTTTAAAAAGCCTCTGTCCCAATAATTTGCATTGACCCTAAAACATATGTTCAGAAGTTAAacttttcatattatatttaaataaatactgTAGAATTTTGAGATGGAAACAGACAGATcagacaaaatatgaaaatcggCCTTCTTTGTATGAAAAAGTCAGTCCATGGAATGTCTTTTTGATAGtcttcttaaacatgttaaaaataagaTCTAATTGACTTTTATATGCTTATAATATGTTCGACAAGAAAAGCGAGTCAAGACAAATCTGATTGAATTGCTCATACCAGACAAttgttcattatttaaatattttaagaacaaaaacataactttatatttaaaacattaaaatacataATTTGGAATTTGCATATATTAACACCTCTTAAAAATCGTGTGACTACTTCGTACTTTCACACGGATAgagcaaatattttaaattcttgTTCTAGCACCATCAACTGAAGGCTAGAATGGGAAAAACCCAACTGTCACAAATATAGTTCACAAAGGTGACCTGTTATCCTCAACAAACTGATACAGGATGAAAACCAGCTTCCGTACCGACAGCGAAATAGACTCCGCCTAAGGCTTTTGATTGGATGAAAGTCCTCTTAACCTGAGAACAGAATGAGTGGTGTGCTCTTCAAATGAAATATACTACCTGTTGCTGTGAAAAGGTAAGACAATTGTTTTAAgtctatattttaaattataaataaatgcaagttttaattattgaaaaaatgtaaGTGGCGAAATGAATCGATTATGGAAAAAGTTAATTATgggtttatatattatatttaaaaaaatgaatttccttccatttatatctaaaaaaaaaatatataaattgaaaaaaaaaaaaccagatgcaAAATGATAAAAGAACAAgtatattgaatataaaaaaaaatgagaaaaatttaaagatatattttttaaaagtctcTAAACTTGAAAAAGAATAACTTCTGTTCGCCGTACTTATTTTTAggatttacttttttcaaatagaTATTGGGGGAACACTTTAAAGATTCAATTTGATCATATTATGTTTTGCTATTCGTAAATCAGGTCAATTCGAACATCTTAAGTTGGTGCTTTATTTTGCCGTAAGAATTGAGGAGATTTGGTTTGATTGACAGTGAAATAAATgacttaaattattaaaaataactattggtcactgtacggccttcaagaacCCACACCGTATAGCAAGATAAAAAACTAAAAGGCCTTAAAAAATGTAATTCAATTCAAACAAGATAAAAGGCTTTCATCAGTAAAGCCATTCTAAAAATTACGAAATGAATGCATGCATTTTGATATAATGTAAAATTTTCTGTTAAATTTTGGTCGCATGTTCTTTGAGaaaaatcaaatttcatgtcaaaacATATAGCTAATGATATATCATATGAAACAATCATACGACCGTACTATGTCAATTGGTACTTAATTTCAATTTGgtctttaaaactttttttattcgagcagtactgatgagtcttatgtatacgaaacgaGCTTACCGTAATAAAGCAATTGATCTGTTCAAGTTCGTACTGTATTTGgcctcaagttttttttttattcgagcttcACCGACGAGTCTTGTCACGTGTACACGAAACGAGTTTCAGACGTTCAACAGTATTAGAATGGTACATATATCTTTGATGGGGTTATATTCGTTTTATTGGGTTGCCAGGCTGTTTTCCGTGACCTGTAATACCCAacatattatttttcttcttcaaaattatatattatgtagtatatatttagctgttatGGCCACCGGTTCGACGCAAAAATGAGTCTGATATCAGATTGGTAAAGTTTTGAtttaaagaataactaattaaaattgtatacactatgaaaattaaagataaagtgaAAATATAAAGACTTTATCATAATTCTATTATCACTTCGTAAGGAAGATGTGCCTATATTGGCagaatatataaagatataaaatacAGATGCATGATaatcagacagcaacccaagACACAAACAAACTCAATAGACATACAATGGCACGCTTGTAAAATCACTCGTagcaatgaaatatttttttaagacaaaataaGAATTTTATCAGTTTGAAATCCAAACAATCGTATTGttactaaagaaaaaaaattcttataaatTACTAAACGATGGACAGAAAACAGTAGCATTGCAAAAAGTTTAAAGtgttaatatttataaaatttaaagactaTTTTTGACAACATGCCTGAAGTCTCTATCAACAGTTATCTGTTCAAATATCTTGAAGTCATGAGGAAGAATTATACATGCACAGTTCATATATTGACAATATAGTTGTTTCTCTCATTATACATcctaaaacatgaaaataaagttaCTAAATATTTAGGTTGAAGTATCACCTTCTGTGTGGGTTAAATGTGACCCACGTTAATGATTATCCAGACTCCTACAAACACTTCGTTTACACATCAGCAACAATTAAATTCGTGTTTTATTTCAACCTTTAATGTCTCTGATGTGTGTTCTGTGCTATATTGCttgataaattcgttatctttaTGTTGATTTTGACAAATTAATCAGTTTCATGTCGCTTTGAAATGTACATCCGAAAACTACCACCTAATCTGCAGCTAATTTTATGGAGCACCGCACTTGACTAAACTGTcataaattatttcttatttatgttattttaatttaatgGTTGTACAATGTCAATTGTGATGATACGGTAGTAGGGTATCTAAACAATGACAATTAATTTACAATCCGTCCGTTTTGAGCTGACAATTAATTTACAATCAGTCCGTTTTGAGCttccaaataaataaatttcaaaataagtgaaaatatatTCGTATATATACTTTTCAATAAAAACTTACTACTAAAAGTTGTTTTGAACGGGTTAATTGATTTTCAAACTTTAATTCGgaaataaaacattaattcaAAAGATAATTATTATCTCCCTTAATACAAAAgttgattattttcaaacaattcTAATGAAATTCCTTTGAAAGTATGTctagataacaaaaaaaatcattaaatttcaACTCATACAGATCTATTTCGAGCCTCTATATTGATCTCAAACAGCTGGTTTATAGAAGGATAAACATTTTGGATCTCATGGCGTAAACTTACCCCACAGTATACCCACGATATAAAATGCAATCATTTCAGTTTGAGTGTTATTGGTTTTCACGACAAGAGGCATATATTTTTTGCATATTCCAGACAATAATAAATGAGCAATAAATCCAATAGAAACTAAGGTGGACAAAGTTGGTCAGCGTGGGCTtaaaaacggatttttttttaattgtcaatgaAAAAGGAGGGCATGCATATGTAGTACACATATATTTCTGAACATTCAACCAAATTATGAGAAGTGTTACATatctatttgaaaaaagaattctaACACAGATCGAAGGAAGGATTTTCTCATTTGCTTATTGATAGATTAAACGAATAACGAAAATTTTCTTTCAGATTGTACTCAATCATAATGACGGACCCAACGTACATGTGCCCGACGATGAAGatgcacatgtacatgtatcacctcaGAGTCACACATTTGCAGTCACGTGATTGCACCAGAGATAACACCAATTACTTCCCTTTGCAGTCACTCATTAAATATGTTTCCTGCAGTAAATCAAACCAAAAAAATCTGGAAACTGTCAATAATCTAGACATATGCTTACCTGACCATGCAGGTAAATAGAAAATATTTAGAACTCTGTATTAACTAAGCGAGATTATCAGTTTTTAATGATGGTGATAAATGACTGCTTAACGTCCAGCGGAAAATATATATGCCTATTCAGGACGAGGATAATTTTATGATAATGTGATTTGAATATTTACCCTCATTTGAACTAGACAGACACGCTGAGTCGGCATTTTTAATGAGCAGTTAGTTAtgtacacaatttataacaaaacaatcaattttacCAAGGCTATAGAATATGTCAAACTATGAggaaacaaaaaacaacataagaaTAAATTTGAAGGTTTTGCaggactatgacagccatcttgcacaTACAATCGCCCATGGGGATTTTGAAATGTtagaaaatatgtaaaacaatcaATCGAAATTGCATTAAGCTACTCAGGTATGATGCTGCTGCGGAGCTGCAAGTCTCCTAAGGTACTGTGCGTTAAAGCCAGATATTTTGAAAACTAGTGagaatttatatttgatattttatttcagaACTTAAAAGCAAAGAACTTCGATTTGACTTTGCGAATCTTGCCCTGTCTGCCACACGTGGTCACATCGGGGAACCAATGAAAGACGCCATTGTAGTTAGCCATGCCTTTGCCATAAAAGATAATACTGAAAATAGGTACAAACTTTTAGCAAAGAGAACTAAATAAAAAGAGTTAAATGAAAGCAAAATAATAATTAgatgtaaataatataaaaataacatataatttaGCACTGGCTATATTATTGAAAAAACGAATTTAAGGCAtttctgtttatttgttttaataaatactGAGTAAATCCCGTCACAGAAATTATTGAAGCAAATAAGCATACTTAGAAGTAATTTTATATGAAGTTTCATATAAAAAGAACCCAACAACATAAAGTGACAAAGTAACTTTTgtgaaaaaagtatataaagTATAGTTAAAGGTACCATgcaggattatagtttagtacgacagacgcgcgtttcgtctacattacactcatcattgacgctcatatcaaaatatgtataaaaccaaacaaatacaaagttgaagagcattgaagatccaaattCCAAAAgagttgtgacaaatacggctaaggtaatctatgccaggGATAagtaaatccttagtttttcgaaaaaatcgaagttttgtaaacaggaaatttataaaaatgaccacattattgatatgcatgtcaacaccgaagtgttgactactaggctggtgataccttcggggacgaaacgtccaacagcagtggcatccacccagtggtgtaaatagttatcaaaggtaccaggattatagtttagtacgccagacgcgcgtttcgtctacattacactcatcattgacgctcatatcaaaatatttaaaacgccaaacaaatacaaagttgaagagcattgaagatccaaaattccaaaagagttgtgccaaatacggctaaggtaatctatgcctgggataagacaatccttagtttttcgaaaaaatcaaagttttgtaaacaggaaatttataaaaaatgactacattattgatattcatgtcaacaccgactaCTGGGCTAATGACATAAAgtgaaattaaaattattaaatttcttTTCGCAGTCAGCGTAACTCTGTGATACAGTTGTCTGACAAACCAGAAGAACTAATAAACTACAAAACGAAACCATGTCGGAAGAGGATATGTTCAGTAAAAACAAGGTAATGCATCTAAAGATACACCAATATGTTATCATCtcagacaattttgtttttataatgtagcagaaatacataaaaaagaaaacaaaccagtttaaccccgccacattatgcatgagcctgtcctaagtcagtagCCTGCTATTCAGTGGTTGTGCTATGGTATATTAGTCTCAGATTTAAAACTGGGATTTAATAGTCAATATTATTTTCCAGCTGTCCTCGTTTTATAATTGTATCATGTGAAAATCCTATTTATTTATTTGCAAACTATTACAGCTAGACGCATTGCCCTGAAAAGTATATTGAGTTATGCCGCTTTATACATTTAacaatttcaaattaattttaagtTGAAATTATGTCTTGAACAATAAATGTTTTACTATATCTACGATAGAACAGTATTCGAATGAATAAGCAAATGATACATATAATTAAGCGATGTTCACAGGGGAACTTGATTTTTTGTATTAATTCAAGTAGGCAATTACCTACTAACAACTACTCTAGTATCTATATGTGAAGCACAGACTTTTCCCGATGTACGGAAACAAACAAAACAGGAGTTAGAAAATTCAAGTTATCGCCCCCCTTTTTTGATACGCCCGAACCGCATTTCTGGATTTGAAATTCTCAATTGTACAATCTTAATACCTGAAAGCAGATATTTAatgattaaaatgaaattaaagcacgattaaatataaatatttacctaTTCAAAGCCATAGTTTGTTGCATTTTAAACACTTCTATATGCCATGTGATTGATTTAGATATATTTGAGGCCAGCTAATGCTTGAAATCCAGCataaagatttttaaatgttgcaAATGCAAATAGAACATGCACTAGAAATAGACCGGTCGGTAAATTGTGAGATTGGCAGGGGTTATATATCATGCCGAAATTgcacgtttaaaaaaaaacaattaaaaaaaacaaaacaatgtattatcaatgcatttcattttaatgtaaattataaCAGAAGAATAATTGTAAAATCACTCTTGGGGCCAACTTGAATCTATGTACTTTTGTACTTTTTTCTTACAGTAGAGAAAAAAGAGAGTTTGTATGTGAGTACTGTGGACGGAATTTCACCAAGTCGTACAATCTACTGATACACATTCGTACCCACACAGATGAACGTCCCTTTTCATGTACAGTATGTAATAAACGGTTCCGGCGTCAGGATCATCTTCGTGATCACAGGTAAGAATTCTATAATCATATACGAAGTATTAAATTACAGCAAATTCCATGGTATTAATTCAAGCTTACCCTATATGTGTTTAggtgtcacggaatagaagttccttcataatttAAATTCCAAAAGGAAGAactattctggaatattatttccacatgCATATATATTACAGTATAATAAGTATGTTCCatacggaataaatggtatagaatatttgttctaaCAGGAATAGACATTATAGTGCATTAAGTTTCAGTTAAATCGTGATTTGTAAGTGTTCCTGTGTTATCAAGTTTTAGCTCAATCGTGATTTGCAGGTGCTCCTGTATTTATCCATTTTTAGCTCAATCGTGTTTCGAAGGTGCTCCTGTGTTTTTCCAGTTTTAGCTCAATCATGATATGCAGGTGTTCCTGTATTTATCCAGTTTTAGCTCAATCATGATTTGCAGGTGCTCCTGTGTTTTTCCAGTTTTAGCTCAACCATTATTTGCAGGTGCTCCTGTGTTTATCAAGTTTTAGCTCTTTCGTGATTTGCAGGTGCTCCTGTATTTATCTAGTTTTAGCTCAATCGTGATTTGCAGGTGCTCCTGTGTTTATCAAGTTTTAGCTTAATCGTGATTTGCAGGTGCTCCTGTGTTTATCAAGTTTTAGCTCAATCGTGATTTTCAGGTGCTCCTGTGTTTATCAAGTTTTAGCTCAATCGTGATTTGCAGGTGCTCCTGTATTTATCCAGTTTTAGCCCAATCGTGATTTGCAGGTGTTCTGTATTTATCCAGTTTTAGCCCAATCGTGATTTGCAGGTGTTCTGTATTTATCCAGTTTTAACTCAATCGTGATGTGCAGGTGTTTTTGTATTTATCCAGTTTTAGGTCAATCGTGATGTGCAGGTGTTTTTTATTTATCCAATTTTAGCTCAATCGTGATGTGCAGGTGTTTTTGTATTTATCCATTTTTAGCTCAATCGTGTTTCGAAGGTGCTCCTGTGTTTTTCCAGTTTTAGCTCAATCATGATATGCAGGTGTTCCTGTATTTATCCAGTTTTAGCTCAATCATGATTTGCAGGTGCTCCTGTGTTTTTCCAGTTTTAGCTCAACCATTATTTGCAGGTGCTCCTGTGTTTATCAAGTTTTAGCTCTTTCGTGATTTGCAGGTGCTCCTGTATTTATCTAGTTTTAGCTCAATCGTGATTTGCAGGTGCTCCTGTGTTTATCAAGTTTTAGCTTAATCGTGATTTGCAGGTGCTCCTGTGTTTATCAAGTTTTAGCTCAATCGTGATTTTCAGGTGCTCCTGTGTTTATCAAGTTTTAGCTCAATCGTGATTTGCAGGTGCTCCTGTATTTATCCAGTTTTAGCCCAATCGTGATTTGCAGGTGTTCTGTATTTATCCAGTTTTAGCCCAATCGTGATTTGCAGGTGTTCTGTATTTATCCAGTTTTAACTCAATCGTGATGTGCAGGTGTTTTTGTATTTATCCAGTTTTAGGTCAATCGTGATGTGCAGGTGTTTTTGTATTTATCCAATTTTAGCTCAATCGTGATGTGCAGGTGTTTTTGTATTTATCCAGTTTTAGCTCAATCGTGATGTGCAGGTGTTTTTGTATATTTCCAATTTTAGCTCAATCGTGATGTGCAggtgtttttgtatttttccaGTTTTAGCTCAATCGTGATTTGCAGGTGTCCTGTTTCTATCCAGTTTTAGCTCAATCGCGATGTAAAGTGTTACTGTATCTATCCAATTTTAGCTCAATCGTGATGTGCAGgtgttttttgtattttcccAGTTTTAGCTCAATTTTACGAAGCTTTACATTAAAATCATCATAATCCGTGAGTGTTCTAGTGTTTATCAAGTATTAGTCCAACCATGATGCGTTCGAGTGCTCCATCGAattaaaaacaaaaggaaaaaaacccagaaaaaaaCGATTTACACATTTTAAGAATGTTATAATGAAAGAAATCAAAATATTCTCTTTAGATACATCCACGCCAAAGAGAAACCTTTCAAGTGTTTAGTATGTGGTAAAGGATTTTGTCAGTCACGGACTCTTAACGTTCACAAGGCAGTCCACATAAAGGTATGTACATGGAAGTGGGGAACTCGCAACATTTTAACACCTATacacatatttatatacataagTGAAAGTAGTTTGatttaaactcatcatatataccaggagtgacgttcgaataaaaaaatgttaaaaaggccaaataaagtgcaaagttgaagagcatttttttgaggaccaaaattcctaaaaatgtgTACCTTCATTTTTTCGGCTTCAAAATGCCTTCCCTTTGAACCAACATATTTTGTTCTAATTttgcaaacaaaaatcaaacctTCCTTGCTGTCATATCTGAAACAAAAACTTATCTCTCAGTCTGTCGTAAATATTTTGTGCGAAATCTACAGTTATGCATCACACACACAGTCAGTTTGATTTATGTAAGCAATTACAAAGATTGTCATGTAATAATTAAATACAATATGTAGACAGAGAACTATTATGATAAGAATTACACATGGCTGCTTGAACAAAATCTTCAACCAATCATGGATCATTTTCTATCTATTATaattaatactagaacacacccgcgaaatcgcgggcatatacagcttgtggactgttgtaggatgattttttgtaaaagatattatgtatagagaatttcataaaaggtatcaaaagccctctccctttttccaaagtccgatatttgtttcctttctgttaaattcaattgtttCTCTTgtgtctggcctcagaccacaattattcttctcctttgctacaatgcatcttttggtaaaagttaaatcaaattaacaatttgcaccgtttcaaacatgaaataaatggaacggcttatatatagaccattataagtctaataaaatatgtatCTAGGACAATGCATCAGTGtttttttgagagccttattaacatgccaatggtaggatatgaatcatgtataaatgactaaggatAATTGGAGGGGTGATCggagggtcctgatcccgaaatcccgggcttaaaaccatgaaatcccgagatgcagaatttaaagaaatgcatatcccgaaatcgaaaaatatattcctggATCCCgcaaggatcaatccccaaatcccgggcttaaaaacaacCGATCCCGAAGCCTAAAAAAAAAGGTCCTGCCTacttctaatctctaccttactttcatttttgccgaatcactattttccctatcaacaataaatttttatgcccaatttgtgggcattatgttttctagtctgtacatccgttcgtttgtccgtccgtccgtccgtgtctgtccaggaacatatatattaatgttagatatactgttcccaggtctgtcccgcttcaggttaaagtttttggtcgaggtagtgttagatgaagttgagcatttttttcttattttaatatatatgcaagtggtatgaccgcttaattagtaaacatttcaaacaaaacagtagacagaatcagagtcgactttctatactaacacaGAAAGTctctgacagaatacagagagtctctatatatcaaagtagtataatcgtagtttacatgtagataaacgcgaaaaataattgtcctctataaggaggtataatagttgtgattcttgcgatctaaacaccatgatatggagaacgctctgaaaggcttatttttttccatttttgttatccatcatacgattaATTGTACTTGTGtaaaatgttttacttattttaatatatatacaactggtatgaccccttaaatagtaaacatttcaaagaaaacagtagaccgagtacagagagtctctatatattaaagtagtataatcgtagtttacatgcagataaacgcgaaaaataattgtcctctaaaAGGAGGTATGATgtttgtggttcttgcgatctaaacaccatgatatggagaacgctctgattggcttatttatttttcatttttgttatctatcatacgattggttgtatttgtgcatctttcaaaccggaagtcttatctatgactaaaagtcagtccgatgacggaatcatatccggactccttttggtgtcataccaccaattaaaagtccctatctgttcaaccaaattttacaattttcacagctttgtaaatattttaccttaagtttaacttcatagaaaccaggtatatcctgaattgtacatgtaacagctttctacatgccaattttcaacaggtgtttaaaatcatataaaaaagaaaaggtcttccgaatagaggtaccactaaaaataacccctggttttctggaaatcttaaattagtatactatgtggtgcattaatcctcaattttgaatgcaaactcataaacaagtaaattttagctcaaaatggtcttaatatatttctctttcaccaaaagtttcatttctgccaatttgttggttagtttaagtaaacaatgacatcaaatgcactattttttgtccgagtaggcctactttcacatacgttctaaatttaagggcgtaattggtggtatgacaccttttttgtcgtttttctcccaaaataactcaatctgaataatcataagaatggatgacaaatgcgactatgcatgttacctataggacacagaggcatgatgattgatttattgtggaaggaagagaagcgacacacaaaatgcggtcttctcgtttaatagtatagattacaCAACCGCACGGACATGGACATTACATTACATTCGTGATACCACTGGCCGATGAGAGCCACATAATTATTTAAGCAATCATTGTTACAAATGGTCAGACATCTTATAAAGATAGACTATGAAAACACCAATCAAATGTCACACAATTTCTTAATATTGAATATATACAGTAAATGAGATAAAGctatttgatattgaaaaaaacacaATCTAAGTATTTTCAGGGCTCTTTTAAGATGAGTATGCAGTAtgatagatttttaattattggcctagttttcaagttggtccaaatgggggtccaaaattaaactttgtttgatttcttcaaaaattgaataaatgggttctttgatatgccaaatctaactgtgtatgtagattcttaatttttggtccagttttcaaattggtctacattaaggtccaaagggtccaaattaaactaagtttgattttaacaaaaattaaattcttgggcttatttgatatgctttatctaaatatgtactttgatttttgattatgggcccagttttcaagttggtccaaatcaggattccatatcaagtattgtgcaatagcaagaaattttcaattgcacagtattgcacaatagcaagaaatatctaattgcacaatattgtgcaatagcaattaattttcaattggagttatctttctttgtatagaatagtagttgataatatatgttggaaatttgccagacatgactatgatgtcattttctatttttatttgccaataactttatgtaaataacttcattggaaatttgccaatataaaatgttgctgatgaagttttttttattgttttatacaataaacaatgtatattcacttttactaccaaccaatctttaccattcagtgataacaagcactttattttacattttaatattttatgatgtatttaaaagagtagttattgttgcaaa
It contains:
- the LOC143054512 gene encoding uncharacterized protein LOC143054512: MTDPTYMCPTMKMHMYMYHLRVTHLQSRDCTRDNTNYFPLQSLIKYVSCSKSNQKNLETVNNLDICLPDHAELKSKELRFDFANLALSATRGHIGEPMKDAIVVSHAFAIKDNTENSQRNSVIQLSDKPEELINYKTKPCRKRICSVKTSREKREFVCEYCGRNFTKSYNLLIHIRTHTDERPFSCTVCNKRFRRQDHLRDHRYIHAKEKPFKCLVCGKGFCQSRTLNVHKAVHIKKEENKEQ